One window of Gloeothece citriformis PCC 7424 genomic DNA carries:
- a CDS encoding methyltransferase domain-containing protein, whose protein sequence is MNLKIRSYQLEMLDSDHIPDEDIYQNLRELRYINTWLGGHRAIISGLEAFQKKYRNLFQLTPNSSMNNQLSIYEIGSGGGDNLYAIYQWSKKQHIPLNLGGIDLKETCINFAQKTYKNFPMNWYISDYKKWDVIHQKPDIIFNSLFCHHFTDEQLVEMFRWMKNNSNLGFFICDLHRHPLAYYSIKLLTQLFSKSYLVKNDAPLSVRRGFQKNELEILLNKAGIESYQIKWQWGFRYLIIVFNEDKESQYSL, encoded by the coding sequence ATGAATCTTAAAATCCGTTCTTATCAATTAGAAATGCTAGATTCTGATCATATTCCTGATGAGGATATTTATCAAAATCTTAGAGAACTTAGATATATTAATACTTGGCTAGGAGGACATAGAGCCATTATTTCAGGTCTGGAAGCATTTCAAAAAAAATACAGAAATTTATTCCAATTAACTCCCAATTCATCAATGAATAACCAGTTAAGTATTTATGAAATAGGGAGCGGTGGGGGAGATAATTTATATGCCATTTACCAGTGGTCAAAAAAACAACATATTCCCTTAAATTTAGGGGGAATTGATCTTAAAGAAACTTGTATTAACTTTGCTCAAAAAACCTATAAAAATTTCCCGATGAATTGGTATATATCAGATTACAAAAAATGGGATGTTATCCATCAAAAACCTGATATTATTTTCAATTCTTTATTTTGTCATCATTTTACAGACGAACAATTAGTTGAAATGTTCCGATGGATGAAAAATAACTCTAATCTAGGGTTTTTCATTTGTGATTTACATAGACATCCTCTTGCTTATTACTCAATTAAGCTGTTAACACAATTGTTTTCAAAAAGTTACCTGGTCAAAAATGATGCTCCTTTATCTGTACGGCGAGGGTTTCAAAAAAACGAATTAGAAATTTTATTAAATAAAGCGGGTATTGAGTCTTATCAAATCAAATGGCAATGGGGATTTAGATATTTAATTATTGTGTTTAATGAGGATAAAGAAAGTCAATATTCTCTCTAG
- a CDS encoding esterase/lipase family protein, translated as MSVSSSINQRNPVLLIHGISDTVAKFNAMKRHLNQLGWEVHSINLTPNTGWIGLDILAKQIAEYIETTFMSSQSIDLIGFSMGGLVTRYYLQRLGGIHRVQRYISISAPNYGTWMAYGLPLPGIIQMRPHSEFLQDLNDHSVNLLEKINFTTIWTPYDLMILPPQSSRMCVGQEIIVPVLVHAWMVTDTRVLKVVADLLLEPVKSY; from the coding sequence ATGTCTGTAAGTTCATCTATTAATCAACGTAACCCAGTTCTACTGATTCATGGAATTTCTGATACTGTTGCCAAATTTAATGCCATGAAACGCCATCTTAATCAGTTAGGATGGGAAGTTCACAGCATCAACTTAACTCCTAATACAGGATGGATAGGATTAGATATATTAGCCAAACAAATAGCAGAGTATATTGAAACAACTTTTATGTCTTCTCAATCGATAGATTTAATTGGCTTTAGTATGGGAGGACTGGTGACTCGCTATTATTTACAGCGACTTGGAGGAATTCACCGAGTTCAACGTTATATTAGTATTTCTGCTCCTAATTATGGAACATGGATGGCTTATGGCTTACCTTTACCAGGAATTATTCAGATGCGTCCTCATAGTGAATTTCTGCAAGACTTAAACGATCATAGCGTAAACTTACTAGAAAAAATTAACTTTACTACTATTTGGACTCCTTATGATTTGATGATTCTGCCTCCTCAAAGTTCGAGAATGTGTGTGGGACAAGAAATAATTGTTCCTGTTTTAGTTCATGCTTGGATGGTAACAGATACAAGAGTTTTAAAAGTGGTGGCTGATCTTTTATTAGAACCGGTGAAAAGTTATTAA